The Aphis gossypii isolate Hap1 chromosome 3, ASM2018417v2, whole genome shotgun sequence genome includes a region encoding these proteins:
- the LOC114119997 gene encoding COP9 signalosome complex subunit 8: MPSPNMIPEPLDVSFVIEELENDEIQEGSLTAEQYTKLFSAYLYTNELCAAKFLWRRVPEALKSDPELHKVWSIGKALWSKHYTQAYELIDCKWSDVLEPIMVAIKRRIQQDTLKFISMHYENIQLDKFQTYMGVDKEQAERIVESEGWTCKNGYVMPIAISEPDLGLGGSQEILDRLVTLSSFTSYIEN; this comes from the exons ATGCCATCTCCAAATATGATTCCTGAACCGCTCGACGTCAG TTTCGTTATCGAAGAGCTCGAAAATGACGAAATCCAAGAAGGGTCTCTGACGGCTGAACAGTACACCAAATTATTTTCCGCCTATTTGTACACAAACGAATTGTGCGCCGCAAAATTCTTATGGCGCCGCGTACCTGAGGCACTGAAGTCCGATCCCGAATTACATAAGGTTTGGTCAATTGGCAAAGCCCTCTGGTCAAAACACTACACACAAGCATATGAACTGATTGACTGCAAATGGTCTGACGTACTTGAGCCTATTATGGTTGCAATCAAGCGTCGCATCCAACAGGAcacattaaaattcattagCATGCACTACGAAAACATTCAACTCGACAAATTTCAAACGTACATGGGAGTAGACAAAGAACAAGCAGAGAGAATAGTGGAAAGTGAAGGTTGGACATGTAAAAATGGATATGTAATGCCAATAGCAATCAGTGAACCTGATTTGGGACTAGGCGGTAGTCAAGAAATTCTAGACAGATTGGTGACACTATCATCATTTACatcttatattgaaaattga